The following proteins are encoded in a genomic region of Diabrotica virgifera virgifera chromosome 1, PGI_DIABVI_V3a:
- the LOC126886564 gene encoding gem-associated protein 2-like — protein sequence MENLLYDNDSDYTDYSEDSDGESEGLLRKALDVSLPDDFVPILHPGNGTEFLQNVMFQRKNMKRVVGLDEETISRLRDECEHLKVVTIPNPPTDETGSLQLPTLDWQLKKLEEFKQFIQFVEQHHKPEGKERWLRSKNEQQFISDIKSHSPKYSVLFNYAHESKLSMLEILTTYLSKQKLLEDFVGPWLLYIFSTLGYPPSPGCCHTIREFLRVCRRMRSKYSNTMPESSLKALNFYICISSRYYGQLDLADGHL from the coding sequence ATGGAAAATCTATTATATGACAACGACAGTGATTATACTGATTATTCCGAAGACTCCGACGGTGAGAGTGAAGGACTTTTAAGGAAGGCCCTAGACGTGAGCCTCCCCGACGATTTTGTACCTATATTACACCCTGGAAACGGGACTGAATTTCTTCAGAATGTAATGTTTCAGAGAAAGAATATGAAACGAGTGGTTGGTCTGGACGAAGAAACAATTAGTAGACTTAGAGATGAGTGTGAACATCTAAAAGTTGTTACTATTCCGAATCCCCCCACTGACGAGACCGGCAGTCTTCAACTGCCAACTCTAGACTGGCAGTTAAAAAAACTAGAAGAATTCAAGCAGTTTATACAATTCGTTGAACAACACCATAAACCAGAAGGTAAAGAAAGGTGGCTGAGGTCGAAGAATGAACAACAGTTCATATCTGACATCAAGTCACATAGTCCCAAATACTCAGTATTATTTAACTATGCACACGAAAGTAAATTGTCAATGCTCGAAATACTCACAACGTATTTGTCGAAGCAAAAACTGTTGGAAGATTTCGTTGGGCCTTGGttgctgtatattttttcaacGTTAGGATATCCACCAAGTCCTGGGTGTTGCCACACAATTAGAGAGTTTCTTAGAGTTTGTCGTAGGATGAGGTCGAAATATTCCAATACCATGCCGGAATCTAGTCTCAAAGCATTGAATTTTTATATCTGCATTAGTAGCAGATATTATGGTCAGTTGGACTTGGCTGATGGGCATTTGTGA